The following DNA comes from Acidicapsa ligni.
CCAGGGCTGCTGGCTCAAAATCGACATAGAGAACTGTAGACTCAGGCGTGTCAATCTGCGAACCAGAAGGTATACGAAGGTCTACTGAAAAGGCTTCGATTCTTGCACGAATTATTGGATGACCAGCCAGGTCTTTGCAAAAAAAATGAAGGTGGACGGCTCCGCCAGCAATATTAGAACCAAAGCCACCAAACATGAATTCACGTGCATCTAGCACGTCTGTAGGAAAACCCTTCAATTTTGCAGCCACTTCGCTGAGTTTGTGAGTGTCTACATATACATCTGCAGAACCACGAAACCTTGCATTCTCAACTTCTATGCGAACTTCTATTAAATCGAAATCGTGATAGAGGTAAGTGAATTGGAGGGCAGGTCTCATGGGATCAGTAGTACCACAGCCTGGATTCGATTAAAACCAACTTGAGTTCTTGCAATACGGACTCTGAAGTGCAACGCGTTGCGATCCTGCTGTTCATGAATCAGGCCCACATCTCAGAGGAGATAAGTAGGCCTGATTAAATCCGGTTGCTGTTAGAGATTTTTCCTTTGCCTACATCGCTTCCGGTGATTCGATTCCCAGCCAGCTTAGGACTGTTACTAACTCGCGCAGTGCGATTGCTGCGGTTGCAAGCAGGAGTGCTTTCTTTGCCGGGTCTTCTTCGGTGAGGATGTGGTGGCGATGGTAGAAGTTATTGAACTCCTGCGCTAACTGAAAGACGTGGCGGGCTATGTATGCGGGCTCGGATGTGGCGATGCACTGGTCGAGAATCGCCGAACGCTTCGCGCTTCGGAGCCAGATGGCCCAGATTTCATCGGCGTCGTTCAGAGATGAGGAAGCATCGAGTTTGGCGAAGTCTGCAAGGACCTGCTCGGGCGTGGTCTCAGCCTTGCGGAAGATGTTACGGATACGCACGATGGCGTATTGCACGTAGGGGCCAGTTTCGCCTTCGAAGCTGAGTGCGTCTTTGAAATCGAATGCAATGACGGTACCGCGTGTGAACTTGAGCATGAAATAACGCAGCGCACCAATCGCGATCTGTTCGGCTATCTTTTGTCTTTCCGATTCGGCTCGTTCGGGCTGGCGCGTGTCCGTTTCTTTGCGTGTTGCGGCGATAAGCTTGTCGATAAGGTCGTCGGCTTTGACGCCGAAGCCTTTACGGCCGCTGACTTCGATGTAGGGCCGTACAAGGTCTTCTTCGGCGATGGTGTAGCCCAGTTCGACGGCGCAGCGCGGAGTGAGCGCTACCATCTCATAGCTGAAGTGGGTATATCGATCAGCCTCCGCAGTGTGTCCCATGCCGCGCAGGGCTTGAATGACGTTGGCCTGCGGGTCGGACTGGCGTGAGTCGATGACGTTGTAGATGGCCTGCGCCCCGCCAAAGTGCGGATGTGGCTCAACGCCATGTTCGGTAGAGATCCAGCACTCGTGATCGGGATACGTAAAGAATGGCTTGTAGCCGAAGTCGCGACCCAGCAGGCCGAACTTCCAGAGGTGGTAGGCGATATCTTTACCAACGTAGGTCACCGTTCCGTTGGAGCGGACGATGACCTTGGCGTCTTCATCGGCAGTGCCTTCTTCAACTACCTTGGCATCGGGCCGGGTCATGACCCAGCAGCCCTTGTTCTTGCCTTCGGTTTCGAAGTAGAGGACGCCGGTCTGCTTCAACTGCTCGAAGGCCAGATCCCAGAATTTGAGGTGCAGGATCTCGCTTTCGCGGGGCAGGAAGTCGTAGGTAATGTCGAGGCGCAGCATGGTTTCGAGATGGCGGCGCAGGACTGCTGTGGAGATGAGCTCGGCGACCTCTGCGGTTTCGTTGCCGCCTGCTTCGATCTCGTGCAGGGTGGCGTAGCGCAGGGCTTTGCGTTGCTTATTTTCTTCTTCGGTGC
Coding sequences within:
- a CDS encoding arginine--tRNA ligase; this translates as MYLELQQRLLARVHEILKSTYDIELASIAIEQPPDLKMGEYALPVAFELARKLRKAPKVIATELAAALSASLGPDQGLDQGFASFEVAGAGYINVRVARDKAASQLAAGDNSSARETGLHVLVEHTSINPNKAAHIGHLRNAILGDTFVRILRAAGQKVDVQNYIDNTGVQVADVVVGFLHLEGKSLPEIRTLISEKEAEGDQAREQRFDYLCWDVYARVSQWYTSGTEEENKQRKALRYATLHEIEAGGNETAEVAELISTAVLRRHLETMLRLDITYDFLPRESEILHLKFWDLAFEQLKQTGVLYFETEGKNKGCWVMTRPDAKVVEEGTADEDAKVIVRSNGTVTYVGKDIAYHLWKFGLLGRDFGYKPFFTYPDHECWISTEHGVEPHPHFGGAQAIYNVIDSRQSDPQANVIQALRGMGHTAEADRYTHFSYEMVALTPRCAVELGYTIAEEDLVRPYIEVSGRKGFGVKADDLIDKLIAATRKETDTRQPERAESERQKIAEQIAIGALRYFMLKFTRGTVIAFDFKDALSFEGETGPYVQYAIVRIRNIFRKAETTPEQVLADFAKLDASSSLNDADEIWAIWLRSAKRSAILDQCIATSEPAYIARHVFQLAQEFNNFYHRHHILTEEDPAKKALLLATAAIALRELVTVLSWLGIESPEAM